A window of Fragaria vesca subsp. vesca linkage group LG7, FraVesHawaii_1.0, whole genome shotgun sequence contains these coding sequences:
- the LOC101297001 gene encoding TMV resistance protein N-like, with amino-acid sequence MGGIGKTTLVDLVFHRLSSQFKASCFLANIREASGTGEGLYDLRNKLLRNLLGDRSISIQTPTIDFFVKAKLCRTKVLVVLDDVNDSSQLEFLAGSKVPFGPGSRIIITTRDLQQLRLMKVLREEDDHDIEIYKVEELNDDEAQQLFVLNAPKDIFSAPASSEFVRRAVDYAAGIPLALKLWRSLFHRRLWNEMKMSLDEKLKSVYRVSYNVLEKNEREIFLDITCFYKGEDIGFVKNQLDACGLSADCGIEVLVDMSLVTIKDNRLWVHDVIQEMGWEIVREQCPEEPGRRTRLCTSEDICHVLRTKYGNCNSSEHIPQGG; translated from the exons ATGGGTGGTATTGGCAAGACCACCCTTGTTGATCTTGTATTTCACCGACTTTCTTCCCAATTCAAAGCTTCTTGTTTTCTTGCCAACATTAGGGAAGCATCGGGGACTGGAGAAGGACTATATGATTTGCGAAATAAACTTCTTCGTAATTTATTAGGGGACAGAAGTATAAGTATACAGACTCCAACTATAGACTTTTTTGTTAAAGCAAAGCTCTGTCGAACAAAAGTCCTGGTTGTTCTTGACGATGTGAATGACTCTAGCCAATTGGAATTTTTAGCTGGAAGTAAAGTTCCATTTGGCCCCGGGAGCAGAATCATTATAACAACTAGAGATCTACAACAACTTAGACTGATGAAAGTATTGAGGGAAGAAGATGACCATGATATTGAGATATACAAAGTCGAAGAATTAAATGATGATGAAGCTCAACAGCTCTTTGTTTTGAATGCTCCCAAAGATATTTTTTCAGCACCAGCTTCTTCAGAATTTGTTAGGAGAGCTGTAGATTATGCTGCAGGAATTCCGTTGGCCCTTAAACTTTGGCGTTCCTTGTTCCACAGACGTTTATGGAATGAAATGAAGATGTCTCTTGACGAAAAGCTGAAGAGTGTATATAGAGTAAGCTATAATGTACTAGAAAAGAATGAGAGAGAAATATTTCTTGATATCACATGTTTTTACAAAGGGGAAGATATAGGTTTTGTGAAAAACCAGTTAGATGCTTGTGGTTTATCTGCTGATTGTGGAATTGAAGTTCTTGTTGATATGTCACTGGTAACAATAAAGGACAACCGTCTGTGGGTGCACGATGTGATACAAGAAATGGGTTGGGAGATTGTCCGTGAACAATGTCCTGAAGAGCCTGGAAGACGCACCAGGTTGTGCACTAGTGAGGATATCTGTCATGTACTCAGGACAAAATACG GGAATTGCAACAGTTCAGAGCATATCCCTCAGGGTGGATAG